The Acetivibrio saccincola genome window below encodes:
- a CDS encoding J domain-containing protein: protein MNSSQHSKKLITRFNEIQEEILRIGWNGIIQKYHPDMNCDNPNSAKLFKMYKCIYENMKKRVFVESQS from the coding sequence ATGAATTCATCACAACACAGCAAGAAGCTGATTACAAGGTTTAACGAAATCCAGGAAGAGATTTTGAGAATTGGTTGGAATGGCATAATTCAAAAATACCATCCGGATATGAATTGTGACAACCCCAATTCAGCTAAGTTGTTTAAGATGTACAAATGCATCTACGAAAACATGAAAAAGCGTGTTTTCGTAGAGAGTCAAAGCTAA